One Panicum virgatum strain AP13 chromosome 9K, P.virgatum_v5, whole genome shotgun sequence genomic region harbors:
- the LOC120651952 gene encoding uncharacterized protein LOC120651952 — protein sequence MFFCECGTGSFKHVDEGPEDISCGGSRSPRGRRKPGGKVNPYAGRGLDRFSVVLAELETRRARILRRVGSDTGLVLVRFVQSNGGWTPVVVKLPDDDEQLKHGAAAAAAKKPKAAAPPLPLPAPASPTSPLDPASPRGREEGGKKAITTKVPARRASFSWGTRVRRPSRYWPAVIVLTLVSLAVFGRVFAICLTSIWWYVLPTMGNECYDGAGGEDARRAGLRRSMEKKKLVSQPPHTKNGSSWGANEVASSPRGHAIAKGKRG from the coding sequence ATGTTCTTCTGCGAGTGCGGCACGGGCAGCTTCAAGCACGTCGACGAGGGCCCCGAGGACATCAGCTGCGGCGGATCGCGATCGCccagggggaggaggaagccCGGCGGCAAGGTCAACCCCTACGCGGGGCGCGGGTTGGACCGGTTCTCCGTCGTGCTCGCCGAGCTCGAGACCCGGCGGGCCAGGATCCTCCGCCGCGTCGGCTCCGACACCGGCCTCGTCTTGGTCCGCTTCGTCCAGTCCAACGGCGGCTGGACGCCCGTCGTCGTGAAGCTCCCCGACGATGACGAGCAGCTCaagcatggcgccgccgccgccgccgccaagaaaCCGAAGGCCGCGGCGCCACCGTTGCCACTACCGGCTCCTGCTTCGCCCACCAGCCCGCTGGACCCGGCCAGCCCTAGGGGGAGGGAAGAAGGAGGCAAGAAGGCCATCACCACCAAGGTGCCGGCGAGGAGGGCGTCCTTCTCGTGGGGGACGAGGGTGCGGCGGCCGTCCCGCTACTGGCCGGCCGTCATCGTGCTCACGCTGGTGAGCCTGGCCGTGTTCGGGCGGGTGTTCGCCATCTGCCTCACCTCCATTTGGTGGTACGTCCTCCCCACCATGGGCAACGAATGctacgacggcgccggcggcgaggacgcgcGCCGGGCCGGCCTGAGGAGGTCCATGGAGAAAAAGAAGCTCGTCTCGCAGCCGCCACACACCAAGAACGGCAGCAGCTGGGGCGCGAACGAGGTGGCCAGCTCGCCAAGAGGCCATGCCATTGCCAAGGGGAAGCGAGGCTGA
- the LOC120651953 gene encoding pentatricopeptide repeat-containing protein At5g67570, chloroplastic, producing MAVSSPPPPRFHLSLHLQNPTPNPSPSRSKPRSAPTTETLRRRLLRRGISPTPKILHALRKKEALKALRRARKDTKAAASAAAAAALHPGNGALAVVDEDEDETRFRAAAAEYRALVGRPWDGVASGVAPPRGGGGEEGLEGLREMLVARRGDGFRWLLDNDDIEPEAAERKQQKRPGTGWDAEAGDEEMRIQLLVSRLNEDSLSFRDWRLTRLMKKADLIYNEDNLLRILDGLEARGNWRQALAVTEWVYNENSYRHRRSRFVYTKLLSILGKSLRATEALRVFTIMRGDAQIYPDMPAYHSIAVTLGRAGLVKELIKIIEYMRKKPSKRVMKMRRKDWDPSLEPDVLVYNSVLNACVLSQQWKGVFWVFQQMRISGLPPTGATFGLAMEVMLKAKKYDFVQKFYEKMQKNGVPPRAITYKVLVRAFWEQGKINEAVEAVNDMEQRGVVGAASVYYELACCLCNNGRWRDAMLQVGKLKQLPLTKPLEYTFTGMILASFDGGYIYECISIFESMKEYCTPNIGTVNVMLKVYGRCDMFGKAKDLFETTKGCFSNSQTYVHEHSSLEADAYTYSSMLEASASAQQWEYFEYVYREMALSHHHLDQRKYSWLLIKACRAGKSYLLEHALDSVLEREIPDVRLIVELICQSIAQSDYGRVLQLLNVMTEASIKINEGEWANILKKNVHQFSVDALQDLTDYLHTSGTTNADPVHSLVRALQSQFETASMDTYLLVDGTNTQQCALSSLQNEGKNSCSDLTEQDQLIGTCKNLCTNKFLDVPDSDKDIPQLGVAAVMNRAISLSRPRLENIHGQCDLGHQGTPVSAVDEVLDSMSSYGDSSYGEMPSASEILELWEQERINDMFDPKAESRTTL from the exons ATGGCTGTCTCctctccgccgccacctcgcttCCACCTTTCCCTCCACCTCCAGAACCCCACTCCAAATCCCTCGCCTAGTCGCAGCAAGCCACGCTCCGCCCCGACCACCGAgactctccgccgccgcctactcCGCCGGGGCATCTCCCCGACCCCCAAGATCCTCCACGCCCTCCGCAAGAAGGAGGCGCTCAAGGCCCTTCGCCGAGCCAGGAAGGACACCAAGGCTGcggcatccgccgccgccgctgcggcacTACACCCGGGCAATGGGGCGCTTGCGGTGGTGGATGAGGATGAGGACGAAACCCGCTTCCGTGCGGCTGCCGCGGAGTACCGCGCGCTCGTGGGGCGGCCCTGGGACGGCGTCGCGAGCGGCGTGGCGCCcccgcgcggtggcggcggggaggaggggctCGAAGGCCTGAGGGAGATGCTCGTGGCGAGGAGGGGCGACGGGTTCCGTTGGTTACTGGACAACGACGACATTGAGCCCGAGGCAGCGGAGCGGAAGCAGCAGAAGCGTCCTGGCACCGGCTGGGATGCGGAGGCTGGGGACGAGGAGATGAGGATTCAGTTGCTCGTCAGCAG GCTCAACGAAGATTCCTTAAGTTTCCGTGATTGGAGGCTTACTAGACTGATGAAAAAAGCTGACCTCATATACAATGAAGATAATCTACTAAGAATACTAGATGGTCTTGAGGCACGAGGCAACTGGAGGCAGGCTCTAGCTGTTACTGAGTGGGTGTATAATGAAAATAGCTACAGGCATCGGAGAAGCAG ATTTGTGTATACAAAATTACTCTCAATCCTCGGGAAATCGTTGAGGGCAACTGAAGCACTTCGAGTTTTCACCATCATGCGG GGAGATGCACAGATTTACCCTGATATGCCTGCATACCATAGCATTGCTGTTACACTTGGTCGAGCTGGTCTTGTGAAGGAGTTAATCAAGATAATTGAGTATATGAGAAAGAAACCCTCAAAGAGAGTAATGAAGATGCGGCGCAAGGATTGGGATCCTTCCTTGGAGCCAGATGTACTCGTTTACAATTCG GTACTTAATGCTTGTGTTCTATCACAGCAGTGGAAAGGGGTATTTTGGGTGTTTCAACAAATGAGAATAAGTGGTTTACCACCTACAGGAGCAACATTTGGATTAGCCATGGAA GTCATGCTCAAAGCCAAGAAATATGActttgtccagaagttctatgaGAAGATGCAGAAAAATGGGGTACCTCCAAGAGCAATTACTTACAAAG TGCTTGTAAGAGCTTTCTGGGAACAGGGTAAAATTAATGAAGCAGTTGAAGCAGTCAATGACATGGAACAAAGAGGAGTTGTTGGAGCTGCAAGTGTTTACTATGAACTAGCTTGCTGTCTCTGCAATAATGGAAGGTGGAGAGATGCAATGTTACAG GTTGGCAAGCTGAAACAGCTTCCCCTCACCAAACCACTGGAGTACACATTTACTGGAATGATCTTGGCCTCATTTGATGGTGGATATATCTATGAATGTATTTCAATATTTGAATCAATGAAGGAGTACTGCACACCAAATATTGGAACTGTAAATGTCATGTTAAAAGTTTATGGACGTTGTGATATGTTTGGGAAGGCAAAGGACTTGTTTGAAACAACCAAGGGTTGTTTCTCAAATTCTCAGACATATGTCCATGAGCATTCATCACTTGAAGCGGACGCATATACATACAGCTCTATGCTTGAAGCATCTGCTTCGGCCCAACAGTGGGAATACTTTGAATATGTGTACAGGGAGATGGCTCTGTCCCATCACCATCTAGATCAAAGAAAATATTCATGGTTGCTCATCAAGGCATGTAGAGCTGGAAAG TCATATTTGCTGGAGCATGCACTTGATTCAGTACTTGAAAGAGAAATCCCTGATGTACGGTTGATTGTTGAATTGATATGCCAGTCTATTGCTCAAAGCGATTATGGAAGGGTTCTGCAACTCTTGAATGTTATGACTGAGGCTTCGATCAAGATCAATGAAGGGGAGTGGGCTAACATACTAAAGAAAAATGTGCATCAATTTAGCGTTGATGCTCTTCAGGACCTTACTGATTACCTCCATACCAGTGGTACTACCAATGCAGATCCTGTACATAGTTTAGTAAGAGCACTGCAGTCGCAATTTGAGACAGCATCAATGGACACATATTTGCTGGTTGATGGTACCAATACTCAACAGTGTGCACTCTCATCACTACAGAATGAAGGCAAAAATTCATGCAGCGATCTGACAGAACAGGATCAGCTCATTGGCACTTGCAAGAACTTGTGCACTAACAAATTTCTTGATGTCCCTGATTCCGATAAAGATATCCCTCAATTAGGTGTTGCTGCTGTCATGAACAGGGCCATTTCATTAAGCCGTCCACGCTTGGAAAACATACATGGGCAATGTGATCTTGGGCATCAGGGTACACCCGTATCTGCTGTTGATGAAGTACTTGATTCCATGAGTTCTTATGGTGACAGTTCATACGGAGAGATgccatcagcatcagaaattcTTGAATTATGGGAGCAGGAGAGGATAAATGACATGTTTGATCCTAAAGCAGAAAGTAGGACCACTCTTTAA